The sequence GGATAGCATCTTGATAAATTTGCTGGCAATATCCCGATTTTGATAAAGCAATGAAAGAAAAACTTCCTTTGGAATTTTACACAACTCACAATCTTCCAAAGCAATGGCAGAATCCGAATAAGCCACATTTTCAAGCATCGAGGTATATCCAAAATAATCTCCCTCTTTATACAAACTTGTCACATATTCTTTGCCATCATCATGAATTTTATAAGTTTTAATTTTTCCGAAGTTTAGCAAGAAAAGATGAGTGGGACTGTCTCCTTCATGAAAAATCACCTCTTTCCTTTTGTAGTGGAGGACGGGCGTGTTATATGCCAGCAGATCGAGGCCCACCATTCCTTTGGCCTCATCCAAAAACTGATGCAAGCCCTCGATGTTTTGCGCATACTCATTTTTTAGCATTTCATTTTTTTTGAGTCGGCACTCAATCGCTGCCAGAAGTTCTGTTTCTTCAAAAGGCTTGGTAAGATAATCGTCCGCTCCCAGTTCCATCCCCTTTCTTAATTCGCTTTTTTCGGCCTTGGCAGTAAGAAAAATAAAAGGAATCGAAGCGGTTTCTCTATCTTTCGAAAGGATATGCA is a genomic window of Deltaproteobacteria bacterium containing:
- a CDS encoding response regulator, producing the protein MKKILLVEDDLVMRQNTTEILELSQYEVLAVEDGKKALRMVKLFHPDLIVCDIMMPELDGYGVLHILSKDRETASIPFIFLTAKAEKSELRKGMELGADDYLTKPFEETELLAAIECRLKKNEMLKNEYAQNIEGLHQFLDEAKGMVGLDLLAYNTPVLHYKRKEVIFHEGDSPTHLFLLNFGKIKTYKIHDDGKEYVTSLYKEGDYFGYTSMLENVAYSDSAIALEDCELCKIPKEVFLSLLYQNRDIASKFIKMLSNRIIEREKQLLSLAYDTVRKRVAETLSLLARRFAEQGKKKARVMVTRDDLAGMVGTAAETVIRCLSELKMDKLIEVNGREIVVLDFEGLQQIQ